In one window of Candidatus Scalindua sp. DNA:
- a CDS encoding succinate dehydrogenase cytochrome b subunit, whose translation MLPVFTAVRSSVGKKILMAGTALSLVLFVTTHLLGNLKLLSRDSVSFNRYAHKLESLGGLLYLAETGLLLLFLAHITIAISIFLTTRKARPVGYYMHRHMGKAGYNFFGSTTMIYTGVAVLIFLVIHLIHFKFGPGVKDGYIKEIDGESVRDLHRLVIESFQSFWYVSFYVISISLLGIHLSHGVWSAFQSLGASHPRYTPLIFGSGILIALTLSLGFLSLPVLIYFIW comes from the coding sequence ATGCTTCCTGTGTTTACGGCAGTTCGATCTTCGGTAGGAAAAAAGATCCTCATGGCAGGTACTGCATTATCGTTAGTTTTGTTTGTGACTACGCATTTGCTGGGTAATCTCAAATTGCTCAGCAGAGATTCAGTCTCTTTTAACCGGTATGCTCACAAGCTCGAAAGTCTTGGCGGGCTCCTTTATCTTGCAGAAACCGGGCTGCTCCTTCTTTTTCTTGCTCATATCACTATAGCCATATCTATTTTCCTCACTACGAGAAAAGCGAGACCCGTAGGCTATTATATGCACAGGCATATGGGGAAAGCAGGTTATAATTTTTTTGGTTCGACAACGATGATTTATACAGGAGTAGCGGTACTGATTTTTCTGGTTATCCATCTTATCCATTTTAAATTTGGGCCGGGTGTTAAGGATGGCTATATCAAAGAGATTGATGGAGAATCGGTTCGAGATTTACATCGCCTGGTTATAGAGAGTTTTCAAAGTTTCTGGTATGTATCTTTTTATGTGATATCGATTTCCTTGCTTGGAATTCACTTGAGTCATGGTGTCTGGAGTGCTTTTCAGTCTCTGGGAGCAAGCCATCCCAGATACACTCCATTAATTTTTGGATCAGGAATCCTCATAGCGCTAACCTTATCCTTGGGTTTCCTGTCTCTGCCTGTTTTGATATATTTTATTTGGTGA
- a CDS encoding fumarate reductase/succinate dehydrogenase flavoprotein subunit, translated as MILDAKVPDGPISHKWDKHRFDIKLVNPANKRKYTILVVGTGLAGASAGASLAELGYKVKSFCIQDSARRAHSIAAQGGINAAKNYPNDGDSIWRLFYDTVKGGDFRSREANVYRLAQISSHIIDQCVAQGVPFAREYGGLLDNRSFGGAQVSRTFYARGQTGQQLLLGAYSAFMRQVGKGNIEMFPRREMMDLVLVDGKARGIVVRNLKNGKIESYAGDAVVLASGGYGNVYFLSTNAVNSNASAAWRCYKKGAFFANPCYTQIHPTCIPVSGPYQSKLTLMSESLRNDGRVWVPKKSGDTRRPNEIPESERNYYLEKRYPSFGNLVPRDIASRNAKQMCAEGYGVGATGLAVYLDFADAIKRLGQNTIKEKYGNLFDMYARIRGENPYNVSMTIFPAVHYTMGGLWVDYNLMTTVPGLHVLGEANFSDHGANRLGASALMQGLADGYFVIPYTIGHYIASTDLSPVSTEHPEFMEAEGGISQRITKLLSIKGKKTVREIHRELGIIMWNNVGMSRNKSGLQKALGQINELRDEFWENVYVPQSGGNFNKNLEQAGRLADFLELAELIAVDALERGESCGGHFREEHQTDVGEARRDDENFSHVAAWEYKGKDQNTQLHKEPLVFEEVKLSQRSYK; from the coding sequence ATGATTCTTGATGCAAAAGTTCCGGATGGTCCCATCAGTCATAAATGGGACAAACATCGTTTTGATATTAAACTGGTAAATCCTGCAAATAAGCGGAAATATACCATTTTGGTTGTTGGAACCGGACTGGCAGGTGCTTCTGCCGGAGCCAGCCTGGCGGAGCTGGGTTATAAAGTAAAAAGTTTCTGTATTCAGGATTCGGCAAGACGTGCCCATAGTATTGCTGCTCAGGGCGGCATAAATGCTGCAAAGAACTACCCTAATGATGGCGACAGTATCTGGCGTCTTTTTTATGATACGGTCAAAGGCGGTGACTTTCGTTCCCGGGAGGCAAATGTGTACCGTTTGGCACAGATCAGTTCTCACATTATCGATCAGTGCGTTGCACAGGGAGTGCCTTTCGCCAGAGAGTATGGAGGACTCCTGGACAACCGTTCATTTGGCGGTGCTCAGGTTTCCCGAACGTTTTATGCTCGGGGGCAAACCGGCCAGCAATTGTTACTCGGTGCATACAGTGCTTTTATGCGGCAAGTGGGCAAGGGCAACATAGAAATGTTTCCACGTCGGGAAATGATGGACCTTGTTCTGGTTGATGGTAAGGCAAGGGGCATTGTTGTGAGAAACCTGAAAAATGGAAAGATAGAGTCATATGCCGGAGACGCTGTAGTTCTTGCCTCCGGGGGGTATGGGAATGTGTATTTTCTTTCTACAAATGCGGTTAATTCAAATGCTTCAGCTGCGTGGCGCTGTTATAAAAAAGGTGCATTCTTCGCAAATCCCTGTTATACACAGATACATCCAACCTGTATTCCTGTTTCCGGTCCATATCAATCTAAGCTGACCTTGATGAGCGAAAGTTTAAGAAATGATGGTCGCGTATGGGTTCCGAAGAAATCTGGTGATACGCGCAGGCCGAATGAGATACCTGAGAGTGAGAGGAATTATTATCTGGAAAAGAGGTATCCGAGTTTTGGGAATCTGGTACCTCGTGACATTGCGTCCCGCAACGCGAAACAGATGTGTGCCGAGGGATACGGTGTTGGAGCCACCGGTTTAGCCGTGTATCTTGATTTTGCTGATGCAATTAAACGACTTGGGCAGAACACGATTAAAGAAAAATACGGTAACCTCTTTGATATGTATGCACGTATAAGAGGTGAGAACCCTTATAATGTCTCCATGACGATTTTTCCAGCCGTACACTACACTATGGGAGGTCTATGGGTTGATTACAATTTAATGACTACGGTACCCGGCCTGCATGTATTGGGTGAGGCAAATTTTTCAGATCATGGTGCCAATCGTCTGGGAGCAAGTGCCTTGATGCAGGGTTTGGCTGATGGGTATTTTGTTATACCCTATACCATAGGCCATTATATTGCATCAACTGATCTTTCACCAGTGAGTACCGAACACCCTGAGTTTATGGAAGCCGAGGGGGGGATTTCTCAGCGTATTACGAAGCTGCTCTCTATAAAGGGCAAAAAGACCGTTCGGGAGATTCACCGTGAATTGGGTATTATCATGTGGAATAATGTCGGTATGTCCCGTAACAAAAGCGGATTACAAAAAGCTTTGGGTCAAATTAACGAACTTCGTGATGAATTCTGGGAGAATGTTTATGTGCCTCAATCGGGCGGTAATTTCAATAAGAATTTGGAACAGGCGGGCAGGCTTGCAGATTTTCTTGAATTGGCGGAGTTAATAGCAGTCGACGCATTGGAGCGAGGAGAATCGTGCGGTGGTCATTTTCGTGAGGAGCATCAGACAGATGTGGGTGAGGCAAGACGCGATGATGAAAATTTCAGTCATGTAGCAGCCTGGGAATATAAAGGAAAAGATCAGAATACACAATTACACAAAGAACCGTTGGTATTTGAAGAGGTGAAATTATCTCAGCGAAGCTATAAATAG
- a CDS encoding succinate dehydrogenase/fumarate reductase iron-sulfur subunit, translating to MKDINLHLLVWRQKDADSKGGMEPYLAENISPDISFLEMLDVVNEGLIKKGIEPIEFDSDCREGICGACGMVVNGQAHGPQRATTVCQLHMRNFHDQDKIVIEPFRARAFPIVRDLVVDRSAFDRIIMAGGYISVNTGGAPDANTIPVSKEISDQAMDAASCIGCGACVAACPNASASLFTSAKISHLALLPQGKVERKKRAENMVSQMDKELFGDCSNIGECEAVCPKEISISHIARMKREYLRAVIDE from the coding sequence ATGAAAGATATAAATTTACATCTACTGGTCTGGCGACAAAAGGATGCAGATTCCAAGGGAGGCATGGAACCTTATCTGGCTGAGAATATTTCTCCCGATATATCGTTTCTTGAAATGCTGGACGTGGTAAACGAAGGTCTTATCAAAAAGGGAATTGAACCGATAGAGTTTGATAGTGATTGCCGTGAAGGGATCTGTGGAGCCTGTGGGATGGTTGTCAACGGACAGGCACATGGCCCGCAAAGAGCGACGACTGTGTGTCAGCTGCATATGCGCAATTTTCACGATCAGGACAAAATCGTGATAGAACCGTTTCGGGCACGCGCGTTTCCCATTGTGAGAGACCTGGTAGTAGACCGCAGTGCATTTGATCGGATTATTATGGCAGGTGGCTATATTTCCGTTAATACAGGTGGTGCACCTGACGCCAATACGATACCCGTGTCAAAAGAGATCAGTGACCAGGCTATGGATGCGGCATCTTGTATCGGTTGTGGTGCATGTGTTGCCGCATGTCCAAATGCATCAGCATCGCTCTTTACGTCTGCCAAGATTTCACATCTCGCATTACTTCCCCAGGGGAAAGTTGAGCGGAAGAAGAGAGCGGAGAATATGGTCAGCCAGATGGATAAAGAGTTGTTTGGTGACTGTTCTAATATTGGGGAATGTGAAGCTGTTTGTCCCAAGGAGATATCTATTTCTCACATTGCGAGAATGAAACGGGAATATCTGAGAGCCGTCATTGATGAATAG
- the amrB gene encoding AmmeMemoRadiSam system protein B: MEFPKLRPIEAFPVDHAGEQAICLRDPLNYSSSTLVVPHHVFYIISHFDGTHSALDIQAKYSQQYGKLLFSERIAQIIDELDRNLFLDNERSKNFIKKVVDDFKHSTIRKAKHAGVAYENDAQLLRKQIDQFFLSSEGPGKPPLQNSTDKLRGVIAPHIDLRNGGPCFAWAYKEIAESSDAELFIIFGIAHSGTNNPFALTNKTFETPFGPVQTDKEFLHSLNSCLKRNYLEDEFVHKDEHSIEFQLMFLQYLYHNKRDFKILPILCSSFEFPAADNGSPMEAPQLENFISSLKEAIEESKKKICLIASVDLAHVGLRFGDRTAPDETFLRKLKDEDLNLLKQAENLDAQAFYECIKKNNDKRRICGYPAIYAMLNVIKAKEGKLLKYSQDNDQATRSTVTFASMAFY; encoded by the coding sequence ATGGAATTTCCTAAACTTCGGCCGATAGAAGCTTTCCCGGTAGATCATGCGGGAGAGCAGGCAATTTGTCTCAGGGACCCTCTCAATTATTCCTCAAGCACCCTTGTCGTCCCTCATCATGTTTTTTACATTATCAGCCATTTTGATGGTACGCATTCTGCATTGGATATTCAAGCAAAATATTCACAGCAATATGGAAAATTATTATTTAGTGAGAGGATAGCCCAGATAATTGATGAGCTTGACAGGAATCTTTTTTTAGATAATGAGAGATCAAAAAATTTTATTAAAAAAGTTGTTGATGACTTCAAACACTCAACCATACGAAAAGCAAAACATGCTGGTGTCGCTTATGAAAATGATGCTCAGCTGTTGAGAAAACAGATTGATCAATTCTTTCTCTCCTCAGAGGGACCCGGCAAACCACCATTACAAAACAGTACAGATAAACTAAGAGGGGTAATCGCTCCGCACATTGATTTAAGAAACGGAGGTCCCTGCTTTGCCTGGGCCTATAAAGAAATTGCAGAGTCATCAGATGCAGAACTTTTCATCATATTTGGTATTGCACATTCCGGCACCAACAATCCCTTCGCACTGACAAACAAAACATTCGAAACACCATTCGGTCCCGTTCAAACAGACAAGGAGTTCCTTCATTCATTAAACAGCTGCCTTAAACGTAATTATCTTGAAGACGAGTTCGTGCATAAAGACGAACACTCAATCGAATTCCAGCTGATGTTTCTTCAATACCTTTATCACAATAAAAGAGATTTCAAGATTCTACCGATACTTTGTTCTTCTTTTGAATTCCCGGCTGCTGACAACGGCAGCCCAATGGAGGCTCCACAACTTGAGAATTTCATTTCATCCCTGAAAGAGGCGATTGAAGAAAGCAAAAAGAAAATCTGTCTGATTGCAAGCGTAGACCTTGCACATGTGGGTTTACGATTTGGTGACAGAACAGCCCCGGACGAAACATTTCTCAGAAAATTGAAAGACGAAGACTTGAACCTGCTGAAACAGGCAGAAAACCTGGACGCACAAGCATTTTATGAATGTATAAAAAAGAACAATGACAAAAGAAGGATATGTGGCTACCCGGCAATTTATGCAATGCTGAATGTCATCAAGGCAAAAGAGGGTAAGCTGTTGAAGTATTCACAAGACAATGATCAAGCTACCCGTTCAACAGTAACGTTTGCCAGTATGGCATTTTATTAA
- a CDS encoding metallophosphoesterase, protein MKILSFGDIHEDFGKAGLMKHELETADLIIITGDLTNYHGRREAQKVIDWFMKINRNVLAQFGNLDLPEVNDYLNEKNINLHGDGHIIDDIGIFGAGGSNPTPFHTPTEFSESEIEAFLNNGFEKVKDAKWKIMVPHAPPYGTKIDIVGNGTHVGSTSVRDFILRHKPDISLSGHIHEARGTDKLGNTLLFNAGMFRDGGYVQIEKLSEKLVAELKIAT, encoded by the coding sequence ATGAAAATACTCTCTTTTGGAGATATCCATGAGGATTTTGGAAAAGCAGGTCTCATGAAACATGAGTTGGAAACCGCCGACCTCATAATCATTACCGGAGATTTGACCAATTATCATGGAAGAAGGGAAGCTCAAAAGGTCATAGATTGGTTCATGAAAATCAATCGGAATGTACTGGCTCAATTCGGGAATCTGGATCTGCCTGAAGTCAATGACTATTTGAATGAAAAGAACATAAACCTGCACGGAGACGGACACATTATCGATGACATAGGTATTTTTGGTGCAGGAGGCTCAAATCCAACACCCTTTCATACACCAACTGAATTCAGCGAAAGTGAAATCGAAGCTTTTTTAAACAACGGCTTTGAAAAGGTTAAAGATGCTAAATGGAAGATCATGGTTCCTCACGCTCCTCCATATGGGACAAAGATTGATATAGTCGGAAACGGTACTCATGTAGGAAGCACAAGTGTTCGGGATTTCATTCTGAGACACAAACCAGATATTTCTCTGAGCGGACATATTCATGAAGCAAGAGGCACTGATAAACTGGGGAATACGTTACTCTTTAATGCTGGAATGTTTCGTGATGGCGGATATGTACAAATTGAGAAACTTTCAGAAAAATTAGTTGCAGAGTTAAAGATAGCAACATAA
- a CDS encoding HEAT repeat domain-containing protein — protein MKKRYFSFFVFITVFFCGSFITIAIKRADAEGFAKIESRTHDISPDLKIKIDEWMKLLYSEDTVTRSSAIISLLGLNIPAIYDSLIGILRNSSDDEIRISLIKAFGFSGDDKALDCIIEMLASEKEIIRNASADALGKIKTDRAIDKMASLLLNPKTPISSRKLIAGAFAKTCSRNAVKPLINLLESDSEELRIAAREALVKITKLSDGNTTTYWQEWWDRNKVKTREQWLEDMVDKLEEKIKKMTIQNDKLTSEIVQKTIDMLKTREEKGETRQYLDAMKSEYPEVRIFAANKLVVHKDQEVINAFIDLISDSDSEIRALAAKALGEFGDDSGLKSLTQALKDKDARVRKSAAKALGKLGNKDAEVDLLEALSDSDNSVKCAVAETLGEMEAHGAVEALINYLSDKDPKVKESVIVALGKIRDVRSTESLIVSLKDEEERVRWYAADSLGKIGEKKAVLPIISLLSDPSARVRESAATALGQIGDESAVGPLIKLLKDIDDRVVEKAVSALLSNEYKKFEVYDKIADAMYDEKDYKRTVIILERQIETFDNLPEYSTPLWQSRAKLAKSYLQLTNFHKAIPVYEELLLHFGEDEEIKHELVQCLQETKQNDRLLELFFLWIANVQTDNSPWWYGVFEVVENFFEDGNYVRVKEVVDFLEKKHEYMGGVELSSRFSDLREKSEKKLLLKEEKITGVLIK, from the coding sequence ATGAAAAAAAGATATTTCTCTTTTTTTGTTTTTATAACAGTTTTTTTTTGCGGGTCTTTTATAACGATAGCGATTAAGAGAGCTGATGCTGAAGGCTTTGCAAAAATAGAGAGCAGGACTCATGATATCTCTCCTGATTTAAAAATAAAAATTGACGAGTGGATGAAATTGCTCTATTCAGAGGACACAGTAACACGGAGTTCTGCTATCATTTCGTTGTTGGGACTCAATATTCCTGCTATTTATGATTCTCTTATTGGTATTTTAAGAAATTCTTCAGATGATGAAATTCGGATCTCTCTGATCAAGGCGTTTGGTTTTTCAGGTGATGATAAAGCCTTGGATTGTATAATTGAAATGCTCGCCAGTGAAAAAGAGATTATACGGAATGCCTCTGCTGACGCCCTGGGAAAGATAAAGACAGATCGGGCAATAGACAAGATGGCTTCGTTGCTTCTCAATCCGAAAACCCCCATTAGCTCACGTAAACTTATTGCAGGAGCTTTTGCAAAGACCTGTTCACGAAATGCGGTAAAACCATTAATTAATCTGTTAGAATCAGACAGCGAGGAATTAAGAATAGCAGCCAGAGAGGCATTAGTAAAAATAACAAAACTGTCTGATGGCAATACTACAACGTATTGGCAAGAGTGGTGGGACAGAAATAAGGTAAAGACAAGAGAGCAATGGTTAGAAGATATGGTTGATAAGTTGGAAGAAAAAATAAAGAAAATGACTATCCAGAATGACAAGCTGACGAGTGAAATAGTACAGAAGACAATCGATATGTTAAAAACCAGAGAGGAAAAAGGTGAAACCAGGCAATACCTTGATGCCATGAAAAGTGAATATCCCGAAGTAAGAATTTTTGCTGCAAATAAGCTTGTTGTTCATAAAGATCAAGAGGTAATAAACGCCTTTATAGACTTGATTTCCGATTCCGACTCCGAAATCCGTGCTCTTGCAGCAAAGGCACTCGGTGAATTTGGCGATGATTCAGGGTTGAAGTCTCTAACGCAGGCATTAAAGGATAAAGATGCCAGGGTGCGTAAAAGTGCAGCAAAAGCTCTCGGTAAATTGGGTAATAAGGATGCAGAGGTTGATTTGTTGGAAGCCTTGAGTGATTCGGATAACAGTGTAAAATGTGCTGTTGCTGAAACTCTGGGAGAAATGGAGGCACATGGTGCGGTAGAGGCCTTAATCAATTATCTCTCGGATAAAGATCCAAAGGTGAAAGAATCGGTGATTGTGGCGTTGGGCAAGATACGTGATGTCAGATCCACAGAGTCGCTGATCGTTTCTTTAAAGGATGAAGAGGAAAGAGTTCGATGGTATGCTGCAGACAGTCTCGGGAAGATCGGTGAAAAAAAGGCTGTGCTGCCCATTATTTCGTTACTTTCAGATCCAAGCGCACGTGTTCGTGAATCTGCGGCTACGGCTTTAGGTCAGATTGGTGATGAAAGTGCTGTTGGGCCTTTAATCAAATTGTTGAAAGACATCGATGACAGGGTTGTTGAGAAGGCAGTTAGTGCGTTATTGTCCAATGAATATAAGAAATTTGAGGTATATGATAAGATTGCCGATGCCATGTATGATGAGAAGGATTATAAACGAACGGTAATTATTTTAGAAAGACAGATTGAAACCTTTGACAATTTACCGGAATACAGCACTCCTTTGTGGCAGAGTAGAGCGAAATTGGCAAAGTCATATCTTCAGCTTACCAATTTTCATAAAGCGATTCCTGTTTATGAAGAACTCTTGTTGCATTTTGGAGAAGATGAAGAAATTAAACATGAACTTGTTCAGTGCTTACAGGAGACGAAACAAAACGATAGATTATTAGAACTCTTTTTCTTGTGGATTGCAAATGTGCAGACGGATAACAGCCCCTGGTGGTATGGGGTATTTGAGGTTGTTGAGAACTTTTTTGAAGATGGAAATTATGTGAGAGTGAAGGAGGTTGTCGATTTCCTTGAAAAGAAACATGAGTACATGGGTGGTGTTGAATTAAGTTCCAGGTTTTCTGATTTGCGTGAGAAGAGTGAAAAAAAGTTGTTACTTAAAGAGGAGAAAATAACCGGGGTGTTAATTAAATAA
- the trkA gene encoding Trk system potassium transporter TrkA — translation MKVLIVGAGAVGFNIAKQLSKEGHDISIVDKDSALVQRITEKLDVFVLAGDASLPSVLEAAGIIDAKMVLAVTTSDEVNIVVCILANQYNCKIKIARIRNSEFTCKDALLKQSGFCVDHMINPDQIIVESIIKILETPGATFAVDFPVGDVLLRGFRVPHDAPIAGRKFSELEGIEYTDSFLIVCIQREDEMIIPDVHTEILPDDDIFVLVSRMGLPYFLPMVNRRAGEVRKVVIYSTSRTGFQLAKRLEGSSINVTLIEPEKDKAEIAAAELENTIVLHGDATEIDLLKEADIGNTNFFIALSDDEETNLLTSLLAKKYGAKKTIVLTNEPGLVPIISQINVDVVVNPRLVTASAILQHVRRGQILSITKLGDSDAEAIELIVEEESEIAKKQLDKIRFPKGSILGAIVRNGTMLLPKGIPSINPGESVIVFTLPDAIEKVQALFSRKRKGS, via the coding sequence ATGAAAGTTCTTATCGTTGGAGCAGGTGCCGTCGGCTTTAATATAGCGAAACAGTTATCAAAAGAGGGGCACGATATATCTATCGTTGACAAAGATTCTGCATTGGTTCAGAGAATTACAGAAAAACTGGATGTCTTTGTTCTCGCAGGTGATGCCAGTTTACCAAGCGTATTGGAAGCTGCCGGCATAATCGATGCCAAAATGGTCTTAGCCGTAACCACGAGTGACGAAGTGAATATTGTCGTTTGTATTCTTGCGAATCAATATAATTGCAAAATTAAGATTGCAAGGATACGAAACAGCGAATTCACCTGTAAGGATGCATTGTTGAAACAGAGTGGGTTTTGCGTTGATCATATGATAAATCCGGATCAAATTATTGTAGAATCGATCATCAAGATCCTTGAAACTCCCGGTGCAACATTTGCTGTCGATTTTCCTGTAGGAGATGTGCTTTTACGGGGGTTCCGTGTACCCCATGATGCTCCAATTGCCGGTAGAAAATTTTCGGAGTTAGAGGGGATTGAATATACTGATTCCTTCTTGATCGTATGTATACAACGTGAAGATGAAATGATAATACCCGATGTACATACAGAAATATTGCCTGATGATGATATTTTTGTCCTTGTTTCAAGGATGGGGCTACCATATTTTTTGCCGATGGTAAACAGGAGGGCGGGCGAGGTCAGGAAAGTAGTTATTTATAGTACCAGCCGTACCGGTTTTCAACTGGCGAAAAGACTGGAAGGCAGTTCAATCAATGTTACATTAATTGAACCAGAAAAGGATAAAGCAGAAATTGCCGCTGCTGAATTAGAGAATACGATAGTTCTTCATGGTGATGCAACAGAAATAGACCTGCTGAAGGAGGCGGATATTGGAAATACAAATTTTTTTATTGCGCTTTCTGACGATGAAGAAACCAATTTACTCACATCTCTGTTAGCGAAAAAGTATGGTGCAAAAAAGACCATTGTGCTTACAAATGAGCCGGGACTTGTGCCCATTATTAGTCAGATCAATGTAGATGTTGTTGTGAACCCGAGATTAGTTACCGCAAGCGCTATTCTTCAACATGTAAGAAGAGGCCAGATACTGTCTATTACCAAATTGGGTGACAGCGATGCAGAGGCGATAGAATTGATTGTGGAAGAGGAATCGGAAATCGCAAAAAAACAGCTGGATAAGATACGATTTCCCAAAGGGTCGATTCTTGGAGCAATTGTAAGGAATGGTACAATGCTGCTGCCGAAAGGTATCCCTTCTATCAATCCCGGAGAAAGTGTTATCGTGTTTACCTTACCAGATGCTATTGAAAAGGTACAGGCCCTTTTCAGTAGAAAAAGAAAAGGTTCCTGA
- a CDS encoding YifB family Mg chelatase-like AAA ATPase: MTGLGKVKSVSVYGIEAYLLEIEIYVTGGQLPSTVVIGLPDAAVKECRDRVKAALKNSGYRYPVKNITINLAPADRKKEGPLFELPIAIGLLVASDQINSNMIHEYGIIGELALDGRVRRVKGCLSMALKCKEAGLRGLILPAENAPEASIVEGLDVIPVDTLSDAVGFVTNSLSLSPFSVDLKEVFIRSSHYEMDYLDVKGQEHVKRALTVAAAGNHNVIMIGPPGSGKTMLAQRLPTIIPQLTLDEALETTMIYSTVGLLNSAQSLIAIRPFRSPHHTISIAGLVGGGSVPRPGEVSLSHHGVLFLDELPEFNRKTLEVLRQPLETGTITISRAMSSVTFPAEIMLVCAMNPCPCGFYGDPRKECHCTPRQVQNYISKISGPLLDRIDIHVEVPNVQYMDLTSRSTGESSAEIRNTINEARNVQLERFRGLDCTTNSRMSTRQTKKYCVLEREAEELLQQAMVELGISARGYNKILKIGRTIADLDDGGDIRIEHISEAIQYRSLDRSFFR, encoded by the coding sequence ATGACTGGACTTGGAAAGGTTAAGAGTGTTTCTGTTTATGGGATTGAGGCTTATCTCCTTGAGATAGAGATCTACGTTACCGGAGGGCAATTGCCTTCAACAGTTGTTATAGGGTTGCCTGATGCGGCAGTGAAGGAATGCAGGGACAGGGTAAAGGCCGCACTCAAAAATAGTGGTTACCGTTATCCTGTAAAGAATATCACGATTAATCTTGCTCCCGCTGACAGAAAAAAAGAGGGGCCCTTGTTCGAGCTGCCGATAGCGATAGGACTGCTCGTGGCCTCAGACCAGATAAATTCCAATATGATACATGAGTATGGTATTATAGGGGAGCTTGCATTAGATGGGAGAGTGAGAAGGGTCAAGGGCTGCCTGTCAATGGCTCTTAAATGTAAGGAAGCTGGATTAAGAGGTTTGATCCTTCCTGCCGAAAATGCCCCTGAGGCTTCTATCGTTGAAGGTCTTGATGTTATCCCCGTTGATACACTTTCAGATGCTGTAGGCTTTGTCACGAACTCACTATCGCTGTCCCCCTTTTCTGTGGACCTCAAGGAAGTTTTTATCCGATCGTCTCATTACGAGATGGATTACCTCGACGTAAAAGGTCAGGAACATGTGAAACGCGCACTTACGGTTGCTGCAGCGGGAAATCATAATGTGATCATGATCGGCCCTCCGGGTTCTGGAAAAACCATGCTGGCACAAAGACTCCCCACCATAATACCGCAGTTGACCCTCGATGAGGCTCTTGAGACCACAATGATATACAGCACTGTCGGGCTTTTGAATTCTGCACAATCCCTCATAGCCATAAGGCCTTTCAGAAGTCCGCATCATACCATCAGTATTGCCGGACTGGTAGGGGGTGGGAGCGTACCTCGGCCGGGAGAGGTGAGCCTTTCTCACCATGGAGTGCTCTTTCTTGATGAATTACCAGAATTTAACAGGAAGACACTGGAGGTGCTGCGTCAGCCATTAGAGACAGGTACGATAACGATATCGAGGGCGATGAGCTCTGTGACTTTTCCTGCAGAAATAATGCTGGTTTGTGCGATGAATCCCTGTCCGTGCGGGTTCTATGGTGATCCGCGAAAGGAGTGTCATTGTACACCCAGGCAGGTTCAGAATTACATTTCGAAGATCTCAGGTCCATTGCTTGACAGGATTGACATCCATGTTGAGGTTCCTAATGTGCAGTATATGGACTTAACCTCTCGTTCGACTGGTGAATCCTCAGCTGAAATCAGAAATACAATAAACGAGGCGAGAAATGTACAACTGGAACGATTCAGAGGTCTCGACTGCACAACGAACTCCCGAATGTCAACACGGCAGACAAAAAAATACTGTGTTCTGGAACGTGAGGCCGAAGAGCTGCTCCAACAGGCAATGGTGGAACTGGGCATCTCAGCAAGAGGATACAATAAAATACTAAAGATTGGCAGAACGATTGCAGATCTTGATGATGGCGGAGATATTCGGATAGAACATATCTCAGAGGCTATTCAGTACCGCAGTCTTGACAGGTCATTTTTTCGATAG